In Treponema primitia ZAS-2, a genomic segment contains:
- a CDS encoding thioesterase family protein, with the protein MIFLHIIWLKGTGLGLKAVLWYSSAMELNTFLSAGLRAEKTEQVTDRNTAKSWGSGELPVYATPAMIALMEGAAVAAVQDKLPPGISTVGTELQIKHLAASPLGIEVRAWAELIEVDGRRLRFKVEAADAAGKIGEGVHERFVIENERFLKKTSEKKQ; encoded by the coding sequence GACGGGCCTTGGGTTAAAAGCTGTTTTATGGTATAGTTCCGCCATGGAATTGAATACGTTTTTATCCGCCGGCCTCCGGGCTGAAAAGACTGAACAGGTAACGGATCGCAATACCGCCAAGTCCTGGGGCAGCGGGGAGCTTCCGGTATATGCCACCCCGGCTATGATCGCCCTCATGGAAGGAGCCGCAGTTGCGGCGGTTCAGGACAAACTGCCTCCGGGCATTTCTACGGTGGGTACGGAGCTACAGATCAAGCACCTTGCTGCAAGCCCCCTAGGTATCGAGGTCCGGGCCTGGGCTGAGCTTATCGAAGTGGACGGCAGACGGCTCCGTTTTAAGGTAGAAGCTGCGGATGCCGCGGGAAAGATAGGCGAGGGCGTTCATGAACGGTTTGTCATCGAAAATGAACGGTTTTTGAAAAAAACATCGGAAAAAAAGCAATAG